In Salvelinus alpinus chromosome 22, SLU_Salpinus.1, whole genome shotgun sequence, one genomic interval encodes:
- the LOC139548932 gene encoding alpha-2-macroglobulin-like isoform X2 — protein MVPSGLHVWRWILFACFHWLCVCQETPRPVYMVAIPAVIQAGSEAKLCASLLQPNETLVMTISLIVDEQSRILLQESSDQEFHRCFQFQAPHVESEEVQNFKVEVRGETFLSTEERKVMIKPYIPMTFIQTDKPIYNPGQTVQFRVIALDTNFSPVNQLYNVVELEDIHQNRIGQWVNTSSSGNILQLSHPLNSEAPVGSYAIVVWIGDNKIHHHFKVKKYVLPKFEIKMNLTDEISIVQEEYKVEVCATYTYGQPVPGKAEVELCRLLRNDVLISMRFDVKTQQGVPDYTAPCHKESIEMDQTGCASHVFNMSIFTKNAEQKMLIDRLSFNAKVEEEGTGITRSEEKHIALSYVIGKLTFVDTPKIYEHGSIIEGKINVVHFNNTPISDMLVYLLEKKGWSSHRLQNLTTDSHGIASFSLNTTTMPKEDINLIVSNTPEAENTRYRVPYFNSGQHILSLIQPTAPHSKTSSSLAIQKIEKPLACGEEVSITIQYAIVGETVPKGSVDVIYLALSRGAILQHGHMKVTVQQGSPVTEGEVTLKLAVVPEMAPLVQVLVYSLLPSETVIAHSMNFPTEKCFRHKVFVEFSPSQAVPGEKNTLQLSAQPGSLCGLSTVDKSVHIMEPGKRLDADKIFDLLPVKETTYIPYQLEDPVSCLRVRPRRYVIPYPGPTDQKNEPFQVFQNLGLKLATNLVIRVPSCLSYKGNEYHRYVSYRHSSHPIAMDSLLRGEAGLPGRYGAPLPPIQTVRTFFPETWIWDLVEVGESGTLDIPLTVPDTITTWETEAFCLAPGGFGLAPPVEITVFQPFFLELTLPYSIIRGEHFELKATVFNYLSKCIMVSVTPAPSLDYTLTPLNDVQYSSCLCANGRKTFSWTMAPSVLGDLNVSVSAEAVRSHAACDNEIVNVPERGRIDTVTKSLLVKAEGTEKTDTYNWLLCPTGEALTEEVELQLPKNVVDGSDRISLSVLGDILGRALKNLDGLLQMPYGCGEQNMALLAPNIYILEYLRNTEQLTPAIRDKANKFLTSGYQRQLNYKHYNGAYSTFGQGSGNTWLTAFVLRSFGKAQSFIYIDPAKIKESTTWLESQQGKHGCFVRLGKLFNNRMKGGVTDEVTLTAYITASMLELNMSVSDPVVYGSLSCLKNSTSDLSNTYTTALLAYTFTLAGDMETRAQLLQHLDTVALQEGGLLHWTQTSSETSASLAVEISSYVLLASLSASPLSATDLGYASRIVRWLVRQQNAYGGFSSTQDTVVALQALALYSTRVFSREGTSTVTVQSPSGGQHLFEVNKNNKLLYQESALQDTEGKYTVEVKGSACASVQVALHYNIPTPTDSTTLSIQVKTEVDCNSNSLRPRVTLKLQSQYHGKELTTNMIIVDLKMLSGFAPDPESLGRLSGSLLVDRVDTKDDHVLMYLRELPSLLPFNHTLDIIQELPVQNLKPAVVKIYDYYQPSDQAETEYVFPCK, from the exons ATGGTTCCTTCTGGGCTTCACGTTTGGAGATGGATACTGTTCGCCTGCTTTCACTGGCTTTGTGTCTGTCAAGAAACTCCTAGACC GGTTTACATGGTAGCCATTCCTGCAGTGATCCAGGCAGGCTCAGAGGCCAAGCTTTGTGCCAGTCTTCTGCAGCCCAACGAGACCCTGGTCATGACCATATCTCTGATTGTTGATGAGCAGAGCAGAATTCTTCTCCAAGAGAGTTCTGACCAAGAGTTTCACCGCTGCTTCCAGTTTCAG GCCCCTCATGTGGAGAGTGAGGAAGTGCAAAACTTTAAGGTGGAGGTTCGAGGTGAAACGTTTCTATcgacagaggagagaaaggtcaTGATCAAACCGTACATCCCGATGACATTCATCCAAACGGATAAACCAATCTACAACCCAGGACAAACAG TGCAGTTTAGAGTGATCGCCTTGGATACCAATTTTAGCCCTGTCAATCAGCTG TACAATGTTGTGGAACTTGAG GATATTCATCAGAACAGGATTGGACAGTGGGTCAATACATCATCTAGTGGCAACATTCTGCAGCTTTCTCACCCGCTGAACTCTGAAGCACCTGTAGGATCCTATGCTATTGTAGTGTGGATTGGTGATAACAAAATACACCATCACTTCAAGGTAAAAAAATATG TTTTGCCAAAGTTTGAGATCAAAATGAACCTCACCGATGAGATCAGCATTGTTCAAGAGGAGTATAAAGTAGAAGTGTGTGCAAC ATACACGTATGGACAGCCTGTACCTGGAAAAGCAGAGGTAGAGTTGTGCCGACTTTTAAGGAACGATGTATTGATATCAATGAGATTTGATGTGAAAACTCAACAAGGAGTTCCTGATTATACAGCCCCCTGCCACAAAGAGTCAATAGAG ATGGACCAAACTGGCTGTGCTTCTCATGTCTTCAACATGTCCATTTTCACAAAGAATGCCGAACAGAAAATGCTCATAGACAGGCTGAGTTTTAATGCaaaagtagaggaggaggggacag GTATTACACGGTCAGAGGAAAAACACATAGCGCTCTCCTATGTGATTGGAAAACTCACGTTTGTCGACACACCCAAAATCTATGAGCATGGATCAATTATCGAGGGCAAG ATAAACGTTGTTCACTTCAACAACACACCTATCTCTGACATGTTAGTCTACCTGTTGGAGAAGAAAGGCTGGTCCTCACATCGTCTCCAGAACCTAACCACGGACAGTCATGGTATTGCCAGTTTCTCCCTCAACACAACCACTATGCCCAAAGAGGATATTAACCTCATA GTAAGCAACACACCAGAAGCGGAGAACACTAGATACAGGGTCCCCTATTTCAACAGTGGGCAACACATACTCTCACTGATCCAGCCCACTGCCCCTCACAGTAAAACTTCCAGCTCTCTGGCTATTCAGAAGATAGAGAAACCACTGGCATGTGGGGAGGAAGTGTCAATCACCATCCAGTACGCTATCGTAGGGGAGACCGTCCCAAAGGGCTCCGTGGATGTCATCTACCTG GCCTTATCCAGAGGGGCGATACTTCAGCATGGACATATGAAGGTTACTGTACAGCAGGGGAGTCCTG TAACTGAGGGTGAAGTCACCTTGAAGTTGGCAGTGGTTCCAGAGATGGCGCCGTTGGTACAGGTCCTGGTGTACAGTTTGCTACCCAGCGAGACTGTAATCGCCCACAGCATGAATTTCCCCACTGAGAAATGCTTCAgacacaag GTGTTTGTGGAGTTCTCACCCTCACAAGCAGTCCCAGGGGAGAAGAACACGCTGCAGCTCTCGGCCCAGCCCGGCTCCCTCTGTGGCCTCAGCACTGTGGACAAGAGTGTTCACATCATGGAGCCAGGGAAGAGGCTGGATGCTGACAAG ATATTTGATTTGTTACCAGTCAAGGAGACAACATACATTCCCTACCAGCTTGAAGATCCAGTGTCATGTTTACGTGTAAGACCAAGGAGATATGTAATACCATACCCAGGACCAACTGACCAAAAAAATGAACCTTTTCAAGTTTTTCAG AACCTGGGACTGAAGCTGGCAACTAACCTGGTTATAAGAGTACCTTCCTGCCTAAGTTACAAGGGGAACGAGTACCATCGCTATG TATCCTACAGACACTCCTCTCACCCTATAGCCATGGACAGCCTTTTAAGGGGTGAAGCTGGACTTCCTGGAAGATACGGAGCCCCTCTGCCACCCATACAGACAGTCCGTACGTTCTTCCCCGAGACATGGATATGGGATCTTGTGGAAGTTGG GGAATCTGGAACACTAGACATTCCCCTTACAGTCCCAGACACCATTACCACCTGGGAGACAGAGGCATTCTGCCTGGCCCCTGGCGGCTTCGGTCTGGCTCCTCCTGTGGAGATCACTGTCTTCCAGCCTTTCTTCCTAGAGCTCACCCTGCCCTACTCCATCATCCGTGGAGAGCATTTTGAgctgaaggccactgtgttcaacTACCTGTCCAAGTGCATCATG GTTTCTGTGACTCCGGCTCCTTCCTTAGACTACACTCTCACACCCCTGAATGATGTCCAGTATTCATCATGCTTGTGTGCCAATGGACGAAAGACCTTCAGTTGGACAATGGCACCCTCAGTCCTGG GGGATTTGAATGTGTCCGTTAGTGCAGAGGCTGTCCGGTCCCACGCTGCATGTGACAATGAGATTGTGAACGTACCAGAGAGAGGACGCATCGACACAGTCACAAAGAGCCTGCTGGTGAAG gcagAGGGAACAGAGAAGACCGACACCTACAACTGGTTGCTGTGTCCAACTG GAGAAGCTCTGACAGAGGAGGTGGAACTGCAACTCCCCAAGAATGTGGTGGATGGATCTGATCGAATTTCTCTCTCAGTCCTGG GGGACATCCTGGGTCGGGCCCTCAAGAACCTGGATGGACTGCTGCAGATGCCGTATGGGTGTGGAGAGCAGAATATGGCCCTCCTCGCCCCCAATATCTACATCCTGGAGTACCTGAGGAACACAGAGCAGCTCACTCCAGCAATTCGAGACAAGGCTAACAAGTTCCTCACTAGTG GTTACCAAAGGCAGCTGAACTACAAGCATTATAATGGTGCATACAGCACATTTGGACAAGGCTCGGGGAATACTTG GCTGACTGCTTTTGTCTTGAGATCCTTTGGCAAAGCACAGTCTTTCATTTATATTGACCCGGCGAAAATTAAAGAGTCCACGACATGGTTGGAAAGTCAGCAAGGCAAACATGGGTGTTTCGTCAGATTGGGGAAACTCTTTAATAACAGAATGAAG GGTGGGGTGACAGATGAAGTCACGCTGACGGCCTACATCACTGCTTCAATGCTGGAGCTCAATATGTCAGTGTCG GATCCTGTTGTGTACGGCAGTTTGTCTTGCCTGAAGAACTCCACCAGTGATTTGTCCAACACCTACACTACTGCTCTGCTGGCCTACACCTTTACCCTGGCAGGGGACATGGAGACTCGGGCCCAACTTCTGCAGCACCTGGACACGGTCGCATTACAAGAGG GGGGTCTCCTGCACTGGACTCAGACCTCCTCAGAGACTTCAGCCTCCCTGGCAGTGGAGATCAGCTCCTACGTTCTGCTGGCTTCCCTCAGTGCCTCCCCTCTGTCTGCCACTGACCTGGGCTACGCCTCCCGCATCGTCAGGTGGCTGGTGAGACAGCAGAACGCCTACGGAGGCTTCTCTTCCACACAG gacacAGTGGTGGCCCTCCAGGCCCTGGCTCTCTACTCCACCAGGGTGTTCAGTAGAGAGGGCACCAGCACAGTGACAGTACAGTCTCCCAGCGGGGGACAGCACCTCTTTGAAGTTAACAAAAACAACAAGCTTCTCTACCAGGAGAGTGCGCTGCAGGACACAGAAGGGAAGTACACGGTGGAAGTGAAGGGCAGTGCTTGTGCCTCAGTGCAG GTGGCGCTCCACTACAACATCCCTACTCCTACTGACAGCACAACGCTCAGTATCCAGGTGAAGACAGAGGTGGACTGCAACAGCAACTCTTTGAGGCCCAGAGTCACGCTGAAACTCCAGTCTCA ATATCATGGAAAGGAGCTGACCACCAATATGATTATAGTGGATTTGAAAATGCTGTCTGGGTTTGCTCCAGACCCAGAGTCTTTGGGGAGG CTGTCGGGTTCACTTCTAGTGGATCGTGTCGATACTAAAGATGATCATGTGTTAATGTACTTGAGAGAG TTACCATCACTATTGCCTTTCAACCACACCCTGGACATCATACAGGAGCTCCCAGTACAAAATCTAAAGCCAGCGGTGGTCAAGATCTACGACTACTACCAGCCGA GTGACCAGGCAGAGACAGAATATGTCTTCCCTTGCAAGTAG